The following are encoded together in the Citrus sinensis cultivar Valencia sweet orange chromosome 1, DVS_A1.0, whole genome shotgun sequence genome:
- the LOC102608673 gene encoding pentatricopeptide repeat-containing protein At4g14850, with protein sequence MPFHAPDSLGALLETAVSTRSSSLGRVVHAYVIRTLANHVPSTLSNYLINMYSKLDLPNPAQLVLQLTPVRSRTVVSWTALISGLVQNGHFTSTFLHFTNMRRECISPNDFTFPCLFKASSALHIPVTGKQLHALALKSGQIHDVFVGCSAFDMYSKTGLKDDADKMFDEMPERNLATWNAYISNAVLGGRPKNAIDAFINLRRTGGEPDLITFCAFLNACSDCSLLQLGRQLHGFLVRSGFDGNVSVCNGLVDFYGKCNEVGLAKVVFDGIIDKNDVSWCSMLVVYVQNYEEENGCQMFLTARREGVEPKDFMISSVLSACARIAGLELGRSVHAVAVKACVEGNIFVGSALVDMYGKCGSIQDAEIAFNKMPERNLVCWNAIIGGYAHQGHVDMALASFEKMTSVRCEAVPNYVTLVCVLSACSRAGAVEKGMEIFDSMTLKYGIKPGAEHYACVVDLLGRAGLVDRAYEIIKEMPMRPTISVWGALLNACRVYGKPDLGRIAADNLFKLDPNDSGNHVLLSNMFAATGRWEEADLVRKEMKDVGIKKGVGCSWISVKNRIHIFQAKDTSHERNTEIQAMLTKLREEMKAAGYIPDTNFALYDVEEEEKMTEVGHHSEKIALAFGLIAIPPGVPIRITKNLRICGDCHSAFKFISGIVGREVIVRDNNRFHCFRDGYCSCSDYW encoded by the exons ATGCCCTTCCACGCTCCCGACTCGCTCGGCGCCCTCCTCGAAACCGCCGTGTCGACTCGCTCATCGTCACTCGGCCGAGTCGTCCACGCTTACGTCATCAGAACCCTCGCCAACCATGTCCCCTCCACCCTCTCCAACTACCTCATCAACATGTACTCCAAACTCGACCTTCCCAACCCAGCCCAACTCGTCCTCCAACTCACCCCCGTCCGCTCCCGCACCGTCGTCTCCTGGACCGCCCTTATCTCCGGCCTCGTCCAAAACGGCCATTTCACCTCCACTTTCCTCCACTTCACTAACATGCGCCGTGAGTGCATCAGTCCTAATGATTTCACTTTCCCTTGTTTATTCAAGGCCTCGTCTGCACTTCACATTCCCGTCACAGGGAAACAACTCCATGCCCTTGCTTTGAAGTCCGGGCAGATACATGATGTATTCGTGGGATGCAGCGCTTTCGACATGTACTCCAAAACTGGGTTGAAAGACGACGCGGACAAAATGTTCGATGAAATGCCCGAGAGAAATTTGGCCACTTGGAATGCTTATATTTCCAATGCAGTGCTTGGGGGGCGGCCGAAAAATGCGATTGATGCGTTTATAAATCTCCGTCGGACTGGTGGGGAGCCAGATTTGATCACATTTTGTGCTTTTCTGAACGCTTGCTCAGATTGTTCGTTGTTGCAGTTAGGGAGGCAGTTGCATGGATTTCTGGTTAGAAGTGGGTTTGATGGGAATGTGTCGGTGTGCAATGGGCTTGTTGATTTTTATGGGAAGTGTAATGAGGTTGGTTTGGCAAAAGTGGTTTTTGATGGGATTATAGACAAAAATGATGTTTCTTGGTGCTCAATGCTGGTTGTTTATGTACAGAATTATGAGGAAGAGAATGGTTGTCAGATGTTTCTAACGGCAAGGAGAGAAGGGGTTGAGCCTAAGGATTTTATGATTTCAAGTGTGCTCAGTGCTTGTGCTAGAATTGCAGGGCTTGAATTAGGAAGGTCAGTTCATGCAGTTGCTGTGAAGGCATGTGTTGAGGGGAACATCTTTGTTGGGAGTGCACTGGTTGATATGTACGGAAAGTGTGGTAGTATACAGGATGCAGAGATTGCATTTAATAAAATGCCTGAGAGGAACTTGGTTTGTTGGAATGCGATAATAGGTGGATACGCCCACCAAGGGCATGTTGACATGGCGTTGGCATCCTTTGAAAAAATGACATCAGTGAGGTGTGAGGCGGTGCCGAATTATGTGACCTTGGTGTGTGTATTATCAGCTTGTAGTAGGGCAGGGGCAGTGGAAAAGGGAATGGAGATTTTTGATTCGATGACACTAAAATATGGGATTAAGCCTGGGGCAGAGCATTACGCTTGTGTTGTTGACTTGTTGGGACGAGCAGGGTTGGTAGACCGTGCTTATGAGATTATTAAGGAAATGCCAATGCGCCCAACAATTTCAGTTTGGGGGGCACTTTTAAATGCTTGTAGGGTGTATGGGAAGCCAGATTTGGGGAGGATTGCAGCTGATAACTTATTCAAACTTGATCCAAATGACTCAGGCAACCATGTGCTACTGTCAAATATGTTTGCAGCCACTGGCAG GTGGGAAGAAGCTGACCTTGTGAGAAAGGAGATGAAGGATGTTGGAATTAAAAAGGGAGTTGGTTGTAGTTGGATATCGGTAAAGAATAGGATCCACATTTTCCAAGCAAAGGATACTTCCCATGAAAGGAATACTGAGATTCAGGCAATGTTAACTAAGCTGAGGGAGGAGATGAAGGCAGCCGGCTACATACCGGACACCAATTTTGCTCTCTATGATgtagaagaggaagaaaaaatgACAGAAGTTGGGCACCACAGCGAGAAGATTGCCCTTGCGTTTGGCCTTATAGCTATCCCACCTGGAGTACCCATACGGATCACAAAGAACCTGAGAATCTGTGGAGACTGCCACAGTGCCTTTAAGTTTATATCAGGCATTGTTGGGAGAGAAGTCATTGTGAGAGATAACAACCGGTTTCATTGCTTCAGGGATGGGTACTGCTCCTGTAGCGATTATTGGTGA
- the LOC127903789 gene encoding uncharacterized protein LOC127903789, which translates to MLTMETVNGTNRVTRQNVKTETDYRLKEGITLHLSRWNGLQMAVQNQWGGHDSIQKFHQLAADILSWFSQSNAPLDVEDLETLLHERMLLSFNTEIEDGSIEEVAEQLMILHEDYLRGNH; encoded by the exons ATGTTGACGATGGAAACCGTCAACGGAACCAACCGTGTCACCCGCCAAAATGTGAAGACGGAGACGGACTATCGCCTGAAGGAAGGAATCACACTGCATCTCTCTCGATGGAACGGCCTCCAAATGGCTGTGCAAAATCAATGGGGCGGCCATGACTCCATCCAAAAATTCCACCAGCTTGCTGCTGATATTCTTTCTTGGTTCTCTCAATCAAatg CACCTCTTGATGTCGAAGACTTGGAGACTTTGCTACATGAACGTATGCTGCTCTCTTTCAATACAGAAATTGAAGATGGCAGCATTGAGgag GTTGCAGAGCAACTGATGATTTTGCATGAAGACTACTTGCGTGGAAATCATTAA